CGGCGCTCTCTGCTCTCCACTCCCAGTGAAACCAGTTCATTCAGCCACAGACTGGtgctgctgttactgggagACTGGAGGATCTCTgaggtctgacacacacacacacacacacacacacacacacacactgtcagcgCTGTGACTAAAACTGAAATCAGCAGATTGATCCAGTTGATTGACAGCTCACCTCCTGGGATGAGTCCATGTGCTCCACAGCCTGCAGGACATGACATCATacacaggaaatgacatcaCTACCAGTAATGACAAAGTCTTTGATTAAGTCCCTGATTGGAGCAGAGTGAGCAGCTGCTGGTTGTTACTGGAACCATCACACAGGTTCTGATCTGACTCCAGTTTGAATGATTCACACTTTGTTTCCAAATATAAAAACTACAGTACCCATGATCCTCGGCTGCTCGTAAACAGACTATGGGAAAAgtgaactgactgaaactgcACATGGTAAAATCATGTTTAGCTTCCACCTGCTGTTGGAGGCTCAGCTGACTGAACATCAAGCTCTGTGAATGGAACGTGAAATGCATTCTGGGAGTTGTAGTTCTTGTCTGTTCATCAGTTTTTAATAATGTCTGTAATTTAATTcctgtacaggtgtgtgtgtgtgtgtgtgtgtgtgtgttaccgtgTTCTCCAGGTTCTGTCGTTCTCTCACCTGTTGAGGACCCTGTTAAAAACAATCAGCCAGAATCAGTCACTTCCTCCACAGACCATCAGACCAGCACACAGGTGAGTGGTCACATGGTGCTGTGACATCATAGCTCACACGCTCAGACCAATCAGCAGCCTCAAACTTAGTGTGTTGAGCTGCAGCTCCTCTAATGTCCACTAGATGCTGCTGTGGTCAAAGTGTCTGAACTTCCTGTCACTGGAGTCAAagactgtgattggtcagctacACGATGTGTGGTGGTGTCTGTGTCCGcactgagcaggagggggaggggcggggctacagacacagcacagaccacagagagagagagagacaggggggagggggagagagacagaaacacaggagggagggggagcgAGCGAGCAGTCCTCACAGAGACATCAGGTGGGATAGGTGAGGACAGGTGAGGAAACGAGtgagaacaggaaacagtttggttcagtttgatgaaacagaggcagagtgTGTGAAGTTAAACTCTGATATGAAGCAGCTTCCACACAGATGCACCATGAGTCATGTGATCAATGAGCATTTGATGTATGTTTTactctgacctctgaactcTGGCTTGACTCCGAGGAAACTGATGATGAAGACgaagatgaggaggatgttTTCTGTCGGGTGACATCAGTGACGGCAGAgggctgcagacacacacacacagtgttattctgttagtatctgtgtgtgtgtgtgtgtgtacgaatCGATACGACCTGCCAGGTGAGAGTCATGTGACACGTTTACTCGCACACCACAGGTACACACGTTAGCACAGACTCAACGTGACCCTGCAGGTCTGTCACCAGGATGAACTACGATAGGCTGAACACTGCAGTGATGCTACAGGTGTCATCACTGCTGAGAGGACAGGTGAGCAGTTACAGGTGAGGGACGCTCAGAGCTTCCTGtcagcttcctgtttgtctctgacCTTCTCAGTGATGCAGGTGAGGACTCACCGTCGTCTGGTCCACCTGGTGCTGGAGAACGAGCCGGAGGCTTCTCCCACGTTCACCTGGtgactgtgaacacaacacacacctcaGAGTCACGGACCCGTCACAGCTCCGATCAATAAACCGATCAGGTGTTCGATGGAGATCAGTCTTACAGGGACGGcctggtccaggtccagcagccCGAAGATCACCAGCAACATCCACATCCTGGGAAAACTCAGCTGAACTGGTCCAAACTGGGAGAAGCAGGTCAGTCCTGATGGTCCAGGTCTGTGCGTCCAGCAGGTTCTGGATGAGTCTCGCTCTGATTCCAGTCTTTTATTGTCTGTTCAGCAGGAAGTGACCTGTCATcatgtcctcctctgtccccgCCCCCCTCCCACTGACAGCCCACCACCAACACAAACAACCTgatttattctgtgtgtgtgtgtgtgtgtgtgtccacagtaTCAACACATCCGTATAAAAATACTCTGATGCATCAAATGTATCAGAAGTAAAAGTCCTCATGtgtcagtgatggtgatgatcatcatcatcatcatcatcattatttatttattaattattggATGAATATTTCTGACATAAAGACTTTTAAACAtctgtgtccacatacttttggccgtGTAGTGTGTTCcagatgtgtcagtgtgtgattgaTGCAGCTGTGGTGAACCAgcagacaacacaacaacacatccAGCTGACAGTAAACACATTTCACAACCAGGAGGATTCAGATTTactgtggcacacacacacacacacacacacacacactgacacacacacacactgacacacacacacactgacacacacacacacacacacacacacactgacacacacacacacacacacgttcgttcatatttaaattcagtctgatgttttgaactgacagaaaagttgtttgttgttgttatttatttatatgaattcacacaaacaaaatgtttcttCCTGACGGATCTCGAGGTCGGACCTGAGGACAGGACCAGGATGAAGGACTGTGAGACTGAGGGACGGGACAGGTGATGGAACCAGCACAGGGATGAGGATGAGACCCAGCTGGGACGTCCTCACTGAACTGACAGCGGACAACTGGGACAGAGGTTGAAGAACCCTCAGCCTGCTGTGTCCACCTCAGATAGATCTCAGTTCAGTTGATCAGAAAGTGATCAGTGATCAAACATGATGCTGTTGGTCAAACCTCTGAGCCAATCAGCTGTCAGATCAGTGTGGAGGAGCTGTGCTGATGAAAGCTGCTACATTATGACTGATCGATCAATCGATCGATCCATTGACTCACTGACAATCAGTGTTGAGCAGGTTGTAATGTGTCCTCTGTCCAGCAGAGGACAGCGTCACACTGAGTTCATTCATGTTCACATCCTTCACTTTCTCCCTCCGTCCATTTAGACTTTCCTTTCCTTACTTGTTCCCTCCCTCCTTGTTCCCTCCGTCCTCTCAGGTTGTGTGAAGGTGAAACATgttcaacacaaactgattcTACACACTaacatctgctctgtgtgtgtgtgtgtgtgtgtgtgtgtgtgtgacccctccccctccttcatTCCTTCTCTAACTCGTCCCAGATGTttgaagggagagagacatgAAACGCTCTGTGTGtaaccagcagctgctgtgtgtgtctgtgtgtgtgtgtgtctgtgtgtgtgtgtgtgcgtgttgtgttCAGAGTGAAGTTTTTCCTTCAGCTGATTTTTTTGCagattcttctgtttgtttacctgatttgattttctCTGACAGAAACTGAAAGGCATCATGGGAAACGTAGgaagccccccccaccccaccccctcagAACAGCAGCAGGGCTGGAGACAGTGAAACGACATCACTTCCTGAACAACAACTGGAATGTGGTGACTGGGAGGAGctcacaggaagaggaagtggagCCTCCTCCTGCCACCGCagggagaggtcagaggtcacacgaGGGTATCAGGGTCTCacctgttaccatggagacggcacagagacagaggagagagcgACTTAATCACTTCCAGATGTGTGTTTGGTAATCTGAACATGGAACCACATcaacatcccacacacacacacacacacacacacacagacacacacacacacacacagaccctctTTCCCGTCTCAGCCAGATAAGCCAAAATcagctgtgacctttgacctcccctCCCTCAGATCCAACACAGTGTGAGTGGAgcctgagagctgctgctgtgcccTGAGTACGGACTGAAAGGCTCTGAGCGTCGCCGTGACGACGGCTTGAAAActgaaactggaaaaacaaaacaaacactgaagagGATGAAGGATGTCCAGCATCagggtgtgtgaggtgtgtgtgtgtgtgtgtgtgtgtgtgtgtagactgtGTGATCAAATGTGtggtgatgaaaacacacacacacagtaacaggatcttgtttcagttttctgaagGTTGTAACTTAATGAGCAGTGACTCACAcactgcaggctgtgtgtgtgtgtgtgtgttgtttctgtgaaacTGGGACACAGTGACTCTCCAACATGGCCGCCgggctctggaggaggaggagactcaTTGAAGAGAACAAAAAGTGTTGAGAGATGAACTCAGATCAGAtaacatctgtctgtgtgtgtgtgtgtgtgacgttcTGTCAGACGTGTCTCAGACGTGTTACAGGAGTTTCACAGGTTCTTGAGAGAGTTCTGAGGTTCCTGGAGTTTCTCTGGAGGTTTTCCAGGAGTATCTGAGTCATTACAGAGGATCCAGGAGGCTCAGAGAGGTCCTCAGGTCCTCATGTCTTCATGTCCTCAGAGACTCACTGGTTCCTGAGTTCCAGATGTTCTGATCCTGAGGCTGTGTCAGAGGGTTCCTCAGACGGTCTGAAGAGTAACTGTGTTGTTCCAGGACTTCAGAGATTCTTGGTGAGAACAAATGTGGTTGAGGTTCCTGCAGGTTCTAAGGTTGTTCTCTCCTGTTCTCTCGCAGCAGAACGTCGGGAAGTCGTTTCTGTCGGTCGAGCTGTGGGAGAGGACGACACCAGGTCTGAACCTCGGTCTGAGCTCTGCTGTCTGCATGTTCCAGCTCCAGCTTCGTCCCACAATCCCAGAAACATGCACATCAGGTAAACTGtgacacactcactcactcacacacactcactcactcactcactcacactcactcactcactcacacacacacacacacacacactcacacacacacacacacacactcacactcacacacacacacagagggacgTGTCATTGGGCTGGACGATTCATCTTTATTGTCTTCGGCTCGTCTTCGTACAGATTCTGATCTTTGGtctgaaacatttttctgtttttctttataaaataaaaatcacagatTTCCTTTAAATGTAGGTTTAATATAAAAACTCTGATCCTCTGGATAAAAACTGGATCGTGATCAAAG
The sequence above is drawn from the Toxotes jaculatrix isolate fToxJac2 chromosome 23, fToxJac2.pri, whole genome shotgun sequence genome and encodes:
- the LOC121177437 gene encoding uncharacterized protein LOC121177437 — translated: MNELSVTLSSAGQRTHYNLLNTDCHSVRTSQLGLILIPVLVPSPVPSLSLTVLHPGPVLRARLIQNLLDAQTWTIRTDLLLPVWTSSAEFSQDVDVAGDLRAAGPGPGRPCKTDLHRTPDRFIDRSCDGSVTLRCVLCSQSPGERGRSLRLVLQHQVDQTTPSAVTDVTRQKTSSSSSSSSSVSSESSQSSEGPQQVRERQNLENTAVEHMDSSQETSEILQSPSNSSTSLWLNELVSLGVESRERRHRVQLLTSHLMSRPQTRETSPTTEVGGTTTYRDGAIQTTGGDLGVEGGARGAEVDSESPRLLDDSREREDVPDHTHHHGYHRDEEGLELGL